GCTATGAGCTTGCGGTTTCTCGTCCTAAAGTAATCTACCGTGAAATCAACGGCAAAAAACAAGAGCCTTACGAACAAGTGACTATCGACGTAGAAGAACAACACCAAGGTTCTGTTATGGAAGCATTAGGTATCCGTAAAGGTGAAGTTCGCGACATGATGCCGGATGGCAAAGGTCGTGTACGTTTAGAATACATCATCCCAAGCCGTGGCTTGATCGGTTTCCGTGGTGAATTCATGACTATGACATCTGGTACTGGTTTACTTTACTCTAGTTTCGATCACTACGATGACATCAAACCAGGTGAAATCGGCCAACGTAAAAACGGTGTATTAATTTCTAACGCAACCGGTAAAGCACTTGCTTATGCACTATTTGGTTTACAAGAGCGTGGTAAATTAATGATCGAAGCCAACGTAGAAGTTTACGAAGGTCAAATCATCGGTATTCACAGCCGTACAAATGACTTAACTGTTAACTGTTTACAAGGTAAAAAACTTACCAATATGCGCGCATCAGGTAAAGATGATGCCATCGTCTTAACTACGCCGGTGAAATTTACACTTGAACAAGCTATCGAGTTTATCGATGATGACGAGTTAGTGGAAGTAACACCAGAATCAATCCGTATCCGTAAAAAACTCTTAACGGAAAACGATCGTAAACGTGCAAACCGTACCACAACCAGTACAAGCACACACTAATTAAAAACGTGCGGAAATTTGACCGCACTTTTAAACAAACAAAAGGCGAACATCATGTTCGCCTTTTTATTTCATGATTAAAACTAGCCTAATCTGACTTTCTCGCCACCGAATTCATCAAGCAAGTTTTCGGTTAACTTGGATAAAATGCCTGTCATTAATACAAAATCAGCATCAAAGCGTTGCGCATAATCTTCTTTTAAAATATCCGCATTTTTCTCACGCACTGCATCGGCAAATTTTAAACGTTTGAGCGTACAATCTTCATTAAATACAAACGTCAGCGTATCTTCCCACTCCAATGCGAGCTTGCTCACCACTTTTTTACCATCTTGTAAAAGCGCGAGAATCTCTTCATTTTCTAAAGGTTGTTTCTTACAACGAATCATGCTGTCTTCTTGGCTTCCACGAAGTTCAGCCTCCTCTAACGCCACCAACCAATGCGGAATTTTTTCCTGCACAATCCAATCCGTTAAAATGGTCGAAGGTTCATTTGCAAATGCCAACGGCACAACCGGTAACGAACCAAGTGATTTACGTAATAACGCCAAGGCATCTTCTGCTCGTTTACTGGATGCCGCATCGACATGCACAAGGTTGTTCTCCGTATCAATCCATACAGAAGTTTGCTGATTTTTAGTGAATGCGCGTGGCAATAAATTCATCACCACATCATCTTTTAACGTTTGTTTTTCCGTTTTCTTCAATTTACGGTTTTCTTTTTGCTCAAGGCTTTCAATGCGTTCATCTAATTCACGTTTTACCACATTCGCCGGCAACATTTTCTCTTCTTTTTTCGCAACCAATAAAATGTGTTTACCGACAGAAAAATGCAATAATTCGCTACCTTTCAAGGGATTCGTCCAGCCGAATTTACTTTGATCTTGTGAACCACAAGGATGAAATTCACAATCTGACAACTGGCGTTGTAATTCATTAAGATCCCAATCTAAGGGCTTCGTCAGCCTATATGACATTAAATTTTTAAACCACATCGTAACACTTCCTTCATAATAGGGTAAAATATGCAACATTGTAGCCCATAAACTCACGGGAAAAAATGATGCAACAGAAATTAATTGCCTTCATCGGCGGTGGCAATATGGCACAAGCGATTGTGTTAGGCCTATTAAAACAAGGTTATCCAGCCGACCAAATTATTGTTAATGATCCTAATGAAGAGAAACGTGCCTTTTTTGCTCAATATGGCATCGCCGTTTCGACAGACAACGAGCAATCCATCATACAATCTCAAGTTGTGTTATTTGCCGTTAA
The sequence above is a segment of the Haemophilus parainfluenzae genome. Coding sequences within it:
- the rdgC gene encoding recombination-associated protein RdgC, producing MWFKNLMSYRLTKPLDWDLNELQRQLSDCEFHPCGSQDQSKFGWTNPLKGSELLHFSVGKHILLVAKKEEKMLPANVVKRELDERIESLEQKENRKLKKTEKQTLKDDVVMNLLPRAFTKNQQTSVWIDTENNLVHVDAASSKRAEDALALLRKSLGSLPVVPLAFANEPSTILTDWIVQEKIPHWLVALEEAELRGSQEDSMIRCKKQPLENEEILALLQDGKKVVSKLALEWEDTLTFVFNEDCTLKRLKFADAVREKNADILKEDYAQRFDADFVLMTGILSKLTENLLDEFGGEKVRLG